A window of the Terriglobia bacterium genome harbors these coding sequences:
- a CDS encoding NmrA/HSCARG family protein — MAEKKIIAVVGATGAQGGGLARAILADAHGGFAVRALTRDLNSEKAKALTRHGAEVVATDLDDRESLMKAFDGAYGAFCITFYWAHYSPEKELAEAIYMAQAAKQSGLKHVIWSTLEDTRKWVPLDDDRMPTLMGKYKVPHFDAKGQAEGIFTSMGLPVTLLLTSFYWDNFIYFGAGPKAGPDGKLAITFPMGNKKLPGIAAEDIGRCSYGIFKRGGEFIGKKVGIAGENLTGAQMAAAMSKALGREVRYNAVTPEQYRSFGFPGADDLGNMFQFKRDFNDYYCGARSPELARSLNPELQTFDAWLAKNKDRIPLD, encoded by the coding sequence ATGGCAGAAAAGAAGATTATCGCGGTCGTGGGTGCGACGGGCGCTCAAGGCGGCGGACTGGCCCGGGCCATTCTGGCCGATGCACATGGCGGTTTTGCGGTGCGCGCATTGACGCGGGATCTCAATTCGGAAAAAGCCAAAGCCCTGACCCGGCACGGCGCTGAAGTTGTTGCCACCGACCTGGACGACCGCGAAAGCCTGATGAAGGCCTTTGACGGAGCCTACGGAGCGTTTTGCATCACGTTTTACTGGGCGCACTACTCGCCGGAGAAGGAATTAGCCGAAGCCATCTACATGGCGCAGGCCGCGAAACAATCCGGCCTGAAGCATGTCATCTGGTCCACCCTGGAAGACACGCGCAAGTGGGTACCCCTCGACGACGATCGCATGCCCACGCTGATGGGCAAGTACAAAGTGCCGCATTTCGACGCCAAAGGCCAAGCCGAAGGCATATTCACCAGTATGGGCCTGCCGGTCACGCTGCTGCTCACCTCGTTTTATTGGGACAACTTTATTTACTTTGGCGCGGGTCCGAAGGCAGGCCCGGATGGCAAGCTCGCCATCACCTTTCCCATGGGCAATAAGAAGCTCCCAGGTATCGCTGCTGAAGACATTGGCAGGTGCTCTTACGGCATCTTCAAGCGTGGCGGCGAGTTTATCGGCAAGAAAGTAGGCATCGCCGGCGAGAACCTTACAGGCGCCCAAATGGCGGCGGCAATGTCCAAAGCTCTCGGCCGGGAGGTTCGGTACAACGCGGTGACGCCGGAGCAATACCGCAGCTTCGGCTTCCCCGGCGCCGACGACCTCGGAAATATGTTCCAGTTCAAGCGCGACTTCAACGATTATTATTGCGGAGCCCGCAGTCCCGAGCTCGCCCGCAGCCTGAATCCCGAACTCCAGACGTTCGACGCCTGGCTAGCCAAAAACAAGGACCGGATCCCGCTCGACTAA
- a CDS encoding panthothenate synthetase, whose translation MKMLLQVKLPHEPFNVAVRDGSAGKKIQRILEDIEPEAVYFTEMDGTRGVIMIVDIDDPSRIPALAEPWFLHFNADVKLRIVMTPDVLAKAGLEELGKKWA comes from the coding sequence ATGAAAATGCTTCTTCAGGTCAAGCTCCCGCACGAACCTTTCAACGTCGCTGTCAGGGACGGAAGCGCGGGAAAGAAGATCCAGCGCATCCTCGAGGACATCGAGCCGGAAGCCGTCTACTTTACAGAGATGGACGGGACTCGCGGCGTCATCATGATCGTCGATATCGACGATCCATCCAGGATCCCGGCGCTTGCAGAACCGTGGTTTCTGCATTTCAACGCCGATGTTAAACTCCGCATCGTGATGACGCCCGACGTCCTGGCCAAGGCCGGCCTGGAAGAGTTGGGCAAAAAGTGGGCGTAG
- a CDS encoding acetylxylan esterase, with amino-acid sequence MSPKRLLVFAFILSVGSACAQTEPSQVAEVLHRPVQVHQTVAYQLQEYLSKSIPNLPAPTSARQWTEEEARFRKQILDDVAFHGWPRKWVDSPPKFEDMGEVPGGNGYRMRKLRFEIVPGFDSTAILYEPLHVSGKAPAILNVNGHDPLGKAAEYKQKRCINFAKRGIYALSLEWIGFGELHDPENAHEVGADLDLVGSNVLGVFYLAMRRGLDYLAGLPQVDPTRLGVTGLSGGGWQTITLSSLDPRVSVMVEVAGFGSLQSNITHPADTDCDEQDPPDLARGRDYTFYVAMRAPRPTMLIHNAEDNCCFRADLVKPYTYEPNKAFFKLFGEPDNLAWYENRDPSTHNYYIDNREHAYRFFTEHFNLPVAEHEIPSGAEIKTYDQLEVGLPKDNLTLLGLARQFASQIRRQPIPAEGAARAAWASSERPKLTSVIRYKPVEVKDAWRMWNTKNHLLQSLTYRFDFSDGLTAAGTWLKAIATSPDAPVTVVLNDKGREAAGAVVSDRINRDEQVLALDPIFVGESMPLVPDSTPYALMVSTTGGRPLGLEVEQLLAVTKWLEQQSGQGKVRLETTGIRSEVMGLAAAALDPNLFSEVVSHEAMKSLGYLLDAPVPFRSAPDLFCLDLYKDFDLDMIAAVAGPTRWEPHYLGKPPADSPPEH; translated from the coding sequence ATGAGTCCCAAGCGGCTTCTCGTCTTTGCGTTCATTCTCTCAGTTGGCTCCGCCTGTGCGCAGACCGAACCCTCGCAGGTTGCCGAGGTGCTGCATCGGCCCGTTCAGGTCCATCAAACCGTTGCCTACCAGCTCCAGGAATATCTTTCCAAGAGCATTCCAAACCTTCCTGCTCCCACAAGCGCCCGGCAATGGACGGAGGAAGAGGCACGCTTCCGAAAGCAGATTCTGGACGACGTGGCCTTCCATGGCTGGCCCAGAAAGTGGGTGGATTCGCCGCCAAAGTTCGAGGACATGGGTGAAGTTCCCGGCGGCAACGGGTATCGCATGCGCAAGCTGCGATTCGAGATCGTGCCGGGGTTTGATTCCACCGCAATTCTCTATGAGCCGCTCCATGTGAGCGGAAAAGCGCCGGCAATCCTCAACGTGAACGGGCACGATCCTCTGGGCAAAGCCGCAGAGTACAAGCAGAAACGCTGCATCAATTTCGCCAAACGAGGCATCTACGCGCTCAGCCTGGAATGGATTGGTTTTGGCGAGTTACATGACCCGGAAAATGCGCACGAGGTCGGCGCCGATCTTGATCTTGTGGGATCGAATGTGCTGGGGGTTTTTTATCTTGCCATGCGCCGCGGTCTCGATTATCTGGCTGGCCTGCCGCAGGTTGATCCAACGCGCCTGGGGGTCACCGGACTTTCGGGCGGCGGATGGCAGACCATCACTCTCAGTTCGCTCGATCCGCGCGTCAGCGTCATGGTGGAGGTAGCGGGCTTTGGCTCTCTCCAGTCCAACATCACTCACCCGGCAGACACCGATTGCGACGAGCAGGACCCGCCGGACCTCGCCCGTGGGCGCGATTACACGTTCTATGTGGCCATGCGCGCACCCCGGCCGACCATGCTGATCCATAACGCCGAGGACAATTGCTGTTTTCGCGCGGACCTGGTAAAGCCGTACACGTATGAGCCAAACAAGGCGTTCTTCAAACTGTTCGGCGAGCCTGACAATCTTGCTTGGTACGAAAACCGTGATCCCAGCACGCACAACTATTACATTGACAACCGCGAGCACGCTTACCGCTTCTTCACCGAGCATTTCAATCTGCCTGTGGCCGAACACGAAATTCCCAGCGGCGCGGAGATCAAGACTTACGATCAGCTCGAAGTCGGCCTGCCAAAAGATAACCTGACCTTGCTGGGCCTCGCCAGGCAGTTTGCCAGCCAGATCCGGCGCCAGCCCATCCCTGCTGAAGGAGCGGCCCGTGCGGCCTGGGCTTCCAGTGAACGGCCCAAGCTGACCTCGGTCATTCGCTACAAACCGGTTGAGGTCAAGGACGCCTGGCGAATGTGGAACACCAAGAACCACCTGCTGCAGTCGCTCACTTATCGGTTCGATTTCTCGGACGGCCTGACCGCCGCGGGCACGTGGCTTAAGGCCATTGCCACTTCTCCGGATGCGCCTGTGACGGTTGTGCTGAATGACAAAGGAAGAGAGGCGGCAGGCGCCGTGGTTTCCGATCGCATCAACCGCGACGAGCAGGTCCTGGCACTCGATCCGATCTTTGTCGGGGAATCCATGCCGCTGGTCCCCGATTCCACTCCTTACGCCCTGATGGTTTCAACCACCGGCGGCCGGCCGCTGGGCCTGGAGGTTGAGCAGTTGCTGGCTGTGACCAAATGGCTCGAACAACAGTCGGGACAAGGCAAGGTTCGCCTTGAAACAACCGGCATTCGAAGTGAAGTGATGGGCCTGGCCGCGGCGGCGCTCGATCCCAACCTGTTCTCCGAAGTGGTCAGCCACGAGGCCATGAAGAGCCTGGGCTATCTGCTGGATGCGCCGGTCCCCTTCCGCTCCGCGCCCGATCTGTTCTGCCTTGATCTCTACAAAGATTTCGACCTCGATATGATTGCCGCCGTGGCTGGGCCAACAAGGTGGGAGCCACATTACCTCGGCAAACCTCCCGCTGATTCACCGCCAGAGCATTGA
- a CDS encoding tetratricopeptide repeat protein produces MWHGILLAGLLFFSQGSKVPSASDFDSAAAALMAKGQFTEAEAKFREALEINPQDVDALNNLGVILRRQGKPSEAIEFLRRAANARPHDPRVRSNLALALQEAGRLNEAIVELRQAATIAPRDASIHRNLGILLLRAGEHSPAEEELRRSLEIDPTSPGSHQELGRLFALQRRTDEAEKQYIAALKLAQTGSLHFELGELYRNNSLFDKAIPEFEAAVRLEPNNASYYQILGSTLLQEGNLSAAETNLRKAIRLDHKSGEACRDLGSALQRQGKLEEALVQLRKATELLPEDNQSRFMLARVLQKMGKSDEAEKEIQVAQELTHQKASAPLEKAYNNEGTKLLQQAKTAEAEAKFRQALQLNPNDGYAHYNLGVALFLQKRFQEAIQELRTYLRSVPDDPDTLYYLGLALLGEGQAGEAVANLEKVITVSPNDAQAHNALGVALAKGNQFSHAITELETAQRLEPGNSKYGKNLACVQTGLQRCTLSL; encoded by the coding sequence ATGTGGCATGGGATTTTATTGGCCGGCCTCCTATTTTTCTCGCAGGGATCAAAGGTCCCATCGGCCTCTGACTTCGATTCTGCGGCGGCTGCTCTGATGGCCAAGGGGCAGTTTACCGAGGCCGAGGCGAAATTTCGAGAGGCGCTTGAAATCAATCCACAGGATGTGGATGCCTTGAACAATCTGGGCGTAATCCTCCGCCGTCAGGGGAAGCCCAGCGAGGCCATCGAGTTCCTCCGGCGGGCTGCGAACGCACGGCCGCACGATCCTCGCGTCCGCAGTAACCTCGCTCTCGCTTTACAGGAGGCGGGTCGGTTGAACGAGGCGATTGTGGAGCTTCGCCAGGCAGCCACCATTGCCCCAAGGGACGCAAGCATCCATCGAAATCTGGGAATCCTTTTATTACGGGCAGGTGAACACTCGCCGGCGGAGGAGGAACTGCGCAGATCGCTCGAGATAGACCCGACCAGCCCCGGAAGTCACCAGGAACTGGGGCGGCTGTTTGCACTGCAACGCCGAACGGATGAGGCGGAGAAGCAATACATTGCCGCGCTCAAGTTGGCCCAGACGGGCTCGCTCCATTTTGAACTGGGAGAACTCTACAGGAACAACAGCCTGTTCGATAAAGCAATTCCTGAATTTGAGGCTGCGGTACGTCTGGAGCCAAACAACGCCAGCTATTACCAGATTCTTGGTTCCACTTTGTTGCAGGAAGGAAACCTTTCGGCCGCAGAGACTAATCTGCGGAAGGCCATCCGGTTGGACCACAAATCGGGAGAAGCCTGTCGCGACCTTGGCTCAGCGTTGCAAAGGCAGGGAAAGCTCGAAGAGGCTCTGGTTCAACTACGCAAGGCAACGGAATTGCTCCCGGAGGATAACCAGTCGCGGTTCATGCTGGCCCGCGTTCTGCAAAAAATGGGGAAATCTGACGAGGCGGAAAAGGAAATTCAGGTGGCTCAAGAGCTGACTCATCAAAAGGCGAGCGCGCCGCTGGAAAAGGCTTATAACAATGAAGGGACCAAGCTGCTGCAGCAAGCGAAAACAGCGGAAGCCGAAGCAAAATTTCGCCAGGCTTTGCAACTGAATCCCAACGACGGATATGCGCATTACAATCTGGGCGTGGCGCTGTTCCTTCAGAAGCGTTTTCAAGAGGCGATCCAGGAGCTGCGAACCTATCTACGTTCAGTGCCGGATGATCCTGACACACTGTATTATCTTGGCCTGGCGCTGCTGGGTGAAGGCCAGGCGGGAGAAGCTGTTGCGAACCTGGAGAAGGTTATCACCGTGTCGCCGAATGATGCTCAGGCCCACAACGCTCTTGGTGTCGCCCTGGCAAAGGGAAACCAGTTCAGCCACGCGATCACGGAACTGGAAACCGCGCAGCGACTGGAACCCGGCAATTCCAAGTATGGAAAAAATCTGGCCTGTGTGCAAACAGGTTTGCAGCGCTGCACCTTGTCGCTTTAG
- a CDS encoding TonB-dependent receptor, translated as MAFGCAIRVPSFSPRPLGYLIKLFTLAVLLAALLGGTRAAGQYTTASLGGTVEDPAGAIVPEATVTVQNEGTGLTRTVMTQPNGTFLFPALTVGNYKLTVTKQGFTTYVQTGIVLTVNQAATQVVSLKVGAVTQEVTVAGNAEVLTTRTATISQLIDQKKIVDLPLNGRQAQELLFLAAGTVNETGVGPGYCLANCEGGVYPGEQDASVSGLGTRGVNYQMDGAGHNDTYLNANLPFPNPDAVQEFSVQDQNLSAQYGRGGAVVNIVTKSGTNEFHGDAFEFLRNGALNARNFFAPTQDTLKRNQFGGSVGGPIVKDKLFFFGTYQGTRFRSAAQGQIAFVPTAAERNGDFSDIPDQLVNPSNNVPYAGNQIPTNDFSAPSNFFLQHIPLPNGPGRQLTYAGPSVVQNDDQWMTKIDWIHGKNQLSGSYFWTKFNEPPDISAAQKNILAADGSGNRVKVQNLSLNHTYSFSPTLLINSWFGWDSQTGGSLSGAPFGFPDAGVQIAAPNPPEMSLDAGGFFSFGTNHKGDFGRGDWTIHEDVTWQRGSHELHFGGDIVRLKNHLVNEFTMSGEFGFDAGNHLSGSNLTDFFLGHASHFLQGGGEFKDMHGVLYAPYVQDNWRVNQKLTVNLGLRWDPYWPYTEEKGRVVCYHPGAQSSRFPNAPVGMLFGGPNHDPGCPAGFGSNNNLANFSPRVGFAYKVDSKTVVRGGAGFYYIPPSTVASNGFVDTAPFGPRFDFEGNVSFVDPFGSFGISPNPFPAQYGPSLPGTDATFTLPVSIYGTFALDWKMAQVATWNMTVERQFGNNWLVRAAYVGNKGTHLSTAVDGGANEGNSAIYIPGTCNGEPCSTPDNTQQRRINPNFGAVGLYGSLYNSNYNSLQLNMEKRFSHGLSLLANYAWSKMIDNFGPFGGENTDPFDPNFDYSVSNDDISHVIHVSGIWGIPKFQLSGLAGALANGWQVTAIGTWHSGFPFQIYSGSDNSFSGIGLDRADFIGTGFSQVKLDPNRSHGQLIQEYFNPAFFVPNLDGTFGNTGRNILRGPGFFNTDFGLTKDTRMTEHTTLQFRAEFFNLFNNVNFGQPDNSVADSTIGQITSARDPRILQFALKILF; from the coding sequence ATGGCATTCGGTTGTGCTATTCGTGTTCCGTCGTTTTCTCCTCGACCTTTAGGCTACCTGATTAAGCTTTTCACATTAGCCGTACTGCTTGCCGCGCTTCTAGGGGGAACCCGCGCGGCGGGGCAGTACACCACCGCCAGCCTTGGGGGAACTGTCGAAGACCCTGCGGGTGCGATTGTCCCTGAAGCCACCGTTACAGTGCAAAATGAGGGTACCGGCCTCACGAGAACTGTAATGACCCAGCCAAACGGAACATTTCTATTTCCCGCCCTGACCGTTGGTAATTACAAGCTGACGGTTACTAAGCAGGGCTTCACCACCTACGTCCAGACCGGCATTGTGTTGACTGTAAACCAGGCGGCAACTCAGGTTGTCAGTTTAAAGGTCGGCGCCGTAACACAGGAGGTCACGGTCGCCGGCAATGCGGAGGTATTAACCACGCGGACGGCAACCATCAGCCAGCTTATTGACCAAAAGAAGATTGTCGATCTCCCGCTAAACGGCAGGCAAGCGCAGGAACTGCTCTTCCTGGCTGCCGGGACGGTCAATGAGACCGGCGTCGGTCCGGGTTACTGCCTCGCCAATTGCGAAGGCGGAGTCTATCCGGGAGAGCAAGACGCAAGCGTGAGCGGTTTGGGAACCAGGGGCGTCAATTACCAGATGGATGGCGCCGGGCACAATGACACGTATCTGAACGCCAATCTTCCTTTCCCTAACCCCGATGCTGTTCAGGAGTTCAGTGTTCAGGACCAGAACCTTTCGGCCCAGTACGGACGGGGTGGGGCCGTGGTGAACATTGTTACGAAGTCCGGCACCAACGAGTTCCACGGAGACGCGTTTGAGTTCCTCCGCAACGGGGCTTTGAACGCCCGAAACTTCTTTGCGCCCACCCAGGACACCTTGAAGCGCAACCAGTTCGGGGGCAGTGTTGGCGGGCCGATCGTCAAGGACAAGTTGTTTTTCTTTGGCACTTACCAGGGAACACGCTTTCGCAGTGCCGCGCAGGGCCAGATTGCTTTCGTTCCCACGGCCGCCGAACGAAACGGAGACTTTTCAGATATTCCGGACCAACTGGTGAATCCTTCGAACAATGTGCCCTACGCGGGCAACCAGATTCCCACAAACGATTTCAGCGCACCATCAAATTTCTTCCTGCAGCACATCCCGCTGCCCAACGGTCCCGGCCGGCAGTTGACCTATGCAGGCCCGTCGGTGGTGCAGAACGACGATCAGTGGATGACAAAGATTGACTGGATTCACGGCAAGAACCAGTTGAGCGGGAGCTACTTCTGGACCAAGTTCAATGAACCACCGGACATTTCGGCTGCGCAGAAGAACATCCTGGCGGCAGACGGCAGCGGCAACCGTGTCAAGGTCCAGAACCTCTCTTTGAACCACACCTATTCCTTCTCGCCAACCCTATTGATTAACAGCTGGTTTGGCTGGGATTCGCAAACCGGCGGCTCGCTTTCCGGGGCGCCCTTCGGCTTTCCGGATGCAGGCGTGCAAATCGCTGCGCCAAACCCGCCGGAGATGTCGCTCGACGCTGGGGGATTCTTCAGCTTCGGAACCAACCATAAGGGAGACTTCGGCCGAGGCGATTGGACCATTCACGAGGATGTCACCTGGCAGCGCGGCTCGCACGAGCTGCATTTCGGCGGCGACATCGTGCGCCTGAAAAACCATCTCGTCAATGAGTTTACGATGTCGGGGGAATTTGGATTCGACGCCGGCAACCATCTCTCCGGCAGCAACCTGACCGATTTCTTCCTCGGTCATGCCTCCCATTTTTTGCAGGGAGGTGGCGAGTTCAAGGATATGCACGGTGTCCTATACGCGCCTTACGTGCAGGACAACTGGCGAGTCAACCAGAAGCTGACCGTGAATTTAGGTCTCCGTTGGGATCCCTACTGGCCCTATACGGAAGAGAAAGGGCGCGTGGTCTGCTATCACCCGGGAGCACAATCGTCGCGGTTCCCCAATGCGCCGGTGGGAATGCTTTTTGGCGGTCCAAACCACGATCCGGGGTGCCCGGCAGGCTTCGGGTCGAACAACAATCTCGCCAATTTCTCCCCTCGAGTCGGTTTTGCGTACAAAGTTGATTCCAAAACCGTGGTGCGTGGCGGAGCAGGTTTCTATTACATTCCGCCGTCGACGGTTGCCTCGAATGGATTCGTCGATACAGCGCCTTTCGGACCCCGTTTTGATTTCGAAGGCAATGTCAGTTTCGTCGATCCTTTTGGGAGCTTCGGTATAAGTCCCAATCCTTTCCCTGCGCAGTACGGACCGTCCTTACCGGGGACTGACGCTACATTTACCCTTCCAGTGTCGATCTACGGAACATTCGCCCTCGATTGGAAAATGGCGCAGGTTGCCACATGGAACATGACGGTTGAACGGCAGTTCGGAAACAACTGGCTTGTGCGCGCTGCGTACGTCGGCAACAAAGGGACGCACCTCTCCACGGCCGTCGACGGGGGTGCCAATGAGGGTAACTCCGCAATTTATATTCCAGGAACGTGCAACGGCGAACCCTGTTCGACGCCGGACAATACCCAGCAGCGGCGCATCAACCCCAATTTTGGCGCCGTAGGACTGTACGGATCGCTGTACAACTCCAATTACAACTCCTTGCAGCTCAACATGGAGAAGCGCTTCAGCCATGGCCTGTCTCTGCTTGCCAATTACGCCTGGTCAAAAATGATTGATAATTTCGGGCCTTTCGGTGGCGAAAACACAGATCCATTTGATCCCAATTTTGACTACTCCGTTTCCAACGACGATATTTCTCACGTTATCCACGTTTCCGGGATTTGGGGGATTCCAAAATTTCAATTAAGCGGATTAGCCGGAGCATTGGCCAATGGCTGGCAGGTGACCGCAATAGGTACCTGGCACAGCGGCTTTCCGTTCCAGATTTACAGCGGAAGTGACAATTCCTTCAGCGGCATTGGCCTCGACCGCGCGGACTTTATTGGCACCGGCTTTAGCCAGGTGAAACTCGACCCCAACAGGTCCCACGGCCAGTTGATCCAGGAGTATTTCAACCCAGCGTTTTTCGTCCCGAACCTGGATGGGACATTTGGCAACACGGGAAGGAACATCCTCCGGGGTCCCGGTTTCTTCAACACGGATTTCGGACTGACCAAAGATACTCGTATGACGGAACACACCACTCTCCAGTTCCGGGCGGAATTTTTCAACCTGTTCAACAATGTCAATTTTGGTCAACCGGACAACAGCGTTGCAGACTCGACGATTGGCCAGATCACGTCGGCACGTGATCCTAGAATCCTTCAGTTCGCGCTGAAGATTTTGTTCTAG